In Deltaproteobacteria bacterium, the following proteins share a genomic window:
- a CDS encoding adenylate kinase, translating to MNIILFGAPGAGKGTQSALLVERLNMRHISTGDLFRAHVKQATTLGIAAKSFMDAGKLVPDEIVLGMVEDVLKDLGSQSFILDGFPRTAPQADALEAMLENYSLKVDKALFLEVPKEKLMARLTGRRVCSNCGASYHVVAKPPAKAGVCDLCGGTVEQRKDDQEDVIRTRLDAYESSTAPLKAYFATKGRFVSVEGMGETEDVYKRLTAHLV from the coding sequence TTGAACATCATTCTCTTTGGTGCGCCAGGGGCTGGCAAAGGGACTCAGTCTGCGCTGTTAGTTGAGAGACTTAATATGCGTCATATTAGCACGGGTGATTTGTTCCGTGCCCATGTAAAGCAGGCGACAACCCTTGGAATCGCGGCGAAGTCCTTCATGGATGCTGGGAAACTAGTGCCGGACGAAATCGTTCTTGGAATGGTTGAAGATGTTCTCAAGGATCTGGGCTCCCAGAGCTTCATTCTCGATGGCTTCCCCCGTACGGCGCCTCAGGCCGACGCCCTTGAAGCTATGCTTGAAAATTATAGTTTGAAAGTCGACAAGGCGCTTTTTCTAGAAGTGCCGAAAGAGAAGTTGATGGCTCGACTGACCGGCCGACGTGTTTGCTCTAATTGCGGCGCAAGTTATCACGTTGTCGCGAAACCTCCCGCCAAAGCAGGGGTATGTGATCTCTGTGGCGGAACAGTTGAACAAAGAAAAGACGATCAAGAGGATGTGATTCGCACTCGCTTAGATGCCTATGAGAGCTCGACAGCTCCGCTGAAAGCGTATTTCGCCACCAAGGGGCGCTTTGTATCGGTCGAAGGAATGGGCGAGACTGAGGACGTTTATAAGCGTCTGACGGCACACCTAGTATAG
- the rpsD gene encoding 30S ribosomal protein S4 encodes MSCINQSVCKLCRRENVKLFLKGDRCFTDKCSFDRRPYPPGQHGQSRLKFSEFALQLREKQKTKRYYGVYEKQFRKYFHEADRRRGVTGTELLRLLETRLDNVVYTLGFASSRREARQLVKHNHFLVNGKKNNIPSFNLEKGDVVEVREVSRGVNKVLAGIESAKKREIPGWLDADHGAFKGTMKDQPSRDNITLAVEENMIVEYYSR; translated from the coding sequence GTGAGTTGCATTAATCAAAGCGTCTGCAAATTATGCCGTCGCGAAAACGTAAAGCTCTTCCTGAAGGGCGACCGTTGTTTTACAGATAAATGTTCTTTTGATCGTCGTCCATACCCACCGGGACAACACGGCCAAAGCCGTTTGAAGTTCTCGGAATTCGCTCTTCAGCTTCGTGAGAAGCAAAAGACGAAGCGTTATTACGGCGTTTACGAGAAGCAGTTCCGGAAGTACTTCCACGAGGCGGATCGTCGTCGTGGGGTAACTGGAACCGAACTTCTTCGTCTGCTAGAGACACGTCTTGATAACGTGGTTTACACGCTTGGTTTCGCATCAAGCCGCCGCGAGGCGCGCCAGCTTGTGAAGCACAATCACTTCTTGGTGAACGGAAAGAAAAACAACATTCCAAGTTTCAATTTGGAAAAGGGTGATGTTGTTGAAGTCCGTGAAGTGAGCCGCGGTGTAAACAAAGTTCTTGCTGGAATCGAAAGCGCTAAGAAGCGTGAAATTCCAGGCTGGCTAGACGCTGACCATGGTGCTTTTAAGGGCACGATGAAAGATCAGCCGAGCCGTGACAACATCACGCTCGCGGTCGAAGAGAACATGATTGTCGAGTACTACTCGCGTTAG
- the secY gene encoding preprotein translocase subunit SecY, whose translation MASSENVGGGSDLKKRILFSLAMLAIYRLGVHVPTPGIDGKTVFQFFENQGGILGLFNTFTGGALNQFSIFALGIMPYISSSIIFQLLTSVVPALEQMKKEGEPGRRKITQYTRYGTVVLAIVQGFAISSWLMNSNFEGKPLVLSSTVGFLPFQFMTILTLTAGTCFIMWLGEQISERGFGDGTSLIIFSGIAAGIPSGAVKLFQMVSNKEMNGFVALVLIAMMVIVIGMIVFLEWGQRRIPIHFSQKGGKSVLGSQASHLPLKINLSGVIPPIFASSLLLFPATLAQFVQAPWVVALRDSLTPSGGLYLVLEVALIVFFCFFYTEIVLNPTEIAENLKKGGKFIPGIRAGKSTSDYIQRVMDRINVGGAIYLSAIVVLPTLLIDKLKVPFYFGGTSILILVGVALKTTQDLQAYMMTQKYESLLRGARQRTRRVQF comes from the coding sequence GTGGCTTCTTCAGAAAATGTCGGTGGTGGCTCGGATCTAAAAAAGCGAATTTTGTTTTCGCTTGCGATGCTCGCGATTTATCGATTGGGCGTGCATGTTCCAACTCCCGGAATCGATGGCAAGACCGTGTTCCAGTTCTTTGAAAACCAAGGCGGTATATTAGGTCTCTTCAATACCTTCACGGGTGGGGCGCTTAATCAGTTCTCGATATTCGCACTTGGAATTATGCCTTACATTTCTAGCTCAATCATTTTTCAGCTTTTGACGTCTGTTGTTCCGGCACTCGAGCAGATGAAAAAAGAAGGCGAGCCAGGGCGCAGAAAGATCACTCAATACACTCGCTATGGAACTGTTGTATTGGCGATTGTCCAAGGCTTTGCAATCAGCTCGTGGTTGATGAATTCAAATTTTGAAGGCAAACCTCTGGTCCTGTCTTCGACCGTCGGATTCCTTCCATTTCAATTTATGACAATTTTAACTTTGACGGCGGGCACATGTTTTATCATGTGGCTTGGTGAGCAAATCTCTGAACGTGGATTTGGTGATGGCACGTCTTTGATTATCTTCTCGGGGATCGCGGCAGGAATTCCATCTGGCGCCGTCAAGCTTTTCCAGATGGTTTCAAACAAGGAAATGAATGGGTTTGTCGCGCTTGTTTTGATCGCGATGATGGTTATCGTGATTGGGATGATTGTTTTCCTTGAATGGGGTCAACGTCGAATCCCGATTCACTTTTCGCAAAAAGGCGGGAAGTCCGTATTGGGCTCGCAGGCGAGCCATTTGCCACTGAAGATTAACTTGTCGGGTGTTATTCCGCCGATCTTTGCAAGTTCGCTGCTATTGTTCCCTGCGACATTGGCGCAGTTTGTTCAGGCGCCTTGGGTAGTCGCGCTTCGCGATTCTCTTACACCAAGTGGTGGGCTGTACCTCGTTCTTGAAGTCGCTCTGATCGTGTTTTTCTGTTTCTTTTATACGGAGATCGTACTTAATCCGACTGAGATCGCTGAGAACCTCAAAAAAGGTGGCAAGTTTATTCCAGGTATTCGCGCAGGGAAAAGTACTTCAGATTACATTCAAAGAGTCATGGATCGCATCAACGTTGGTGGAGCAATTTACCTGAGTGCCATCGTAGTTTTGCCGACGCTTTTGATCGATAAGTTGAAAGTACCGTTCTATTTCGGCGGTACTAGCATTTTGATTTTGGTTGGGGTGGCGTTGAAGACGACGCAAGATCTCCAAGCCTATATGATGACTCAAAAGTATGAGAGCTTATTGCGCGGCGCCCGACAGCGCACGCGGAGGGTTCAGTTTTGA
- the rpsK gene encoding 30S ribosomal protein S11, whose translation MAAKKTGKKKVRKSVAHGKCFVQAGFGNTIVTLTDPTGEVIAWSSAGHLGFKGSRKGTPFAAQVAAEDAAKKAMEQGLRSVDLFLKGPGAGREPAVRSLSLAGIRVATMRDVTPIPHNGCRPPKRRRI comes from the coding sequence ATGGCTGCAAAGAAAACTGGAAAAAAGAAAGTCAGAAAAAGCGTCGCTCACGGAAAGTGCTTCGTGCAAGCGGGGTTCGGCAACACGATTGTGACACTCACAGATCCAACCGGAGAAGTGATTGCATGGTCGAGCGCTGGTCACTTGGGCTTCAAAGGGTCGCGTAAAGGGACTCCATTTGCTGCTCAGGTTGCTGCGGAAGATGCGGCGAAGAAGGCAATGGAACAAGGCCTTCGTTCAGTCGACCTCTTTCTTAAAGGACCTGGTGCTGGCCGTGAACCAGCTGTTCGTTCTCTTTCGCTGGCGGGAATTCGCGTCGCAACTATGCGTGACGTGACTCCCATCCCCCATAACGGGTGCCGACCTCCAAAACGGCGCCGTATCTGA
- the rpmJ gene encoding 50S ribosomal protein L36: MKVRASVKRICNKCKVLKRKGVIRVICENPKHKQRQG; this comes from the coding sequence ATGAAAGTCAGAGCTTCCGTCAAACGGATCTGCAATAAGTGCAAGGTTCTCAAACGAAAAGGGGTCATTCGCGTGATTTGCGAAAACCCTAAACACAAACAACGTCAGGGGTAA
- a CDS encoding TlpA family protein disulfide reductase, giving the protein MSPKQKWGAGLVLFLSLLVISWFALNKRYDADVTPESYSFVERFEKEGIPAIQAVELDGSAFDLSKVKEPVVIVNFWASWCNPCVEEFPSMLKLVEALKGQVAIVAVSMDDEEKDLLAFAKLFNVPRAGFLVAWDKDKKVMADYGVGKLPESYIVGPNRKLVRKVLGIENWASENAMAYFSELAKGAISEKSETK; this is encoded by the coding sequence GTGTCACCGAAGCAGAAGTGGGGAGCTGGGCTAGTTTTATTTCTTAGCCTTTTGGTAATCAGTTGGTTTGCTTTGAACAAGCGCTACGATGCAGATGTGACCCCAGAATCTTACTCATTTGTAGAAAGATTCGAGAAAGAAGGGATTCCGGCAATTCAGGCAGTTGAGCTTGATGGTTCCGCATTTGATCTTTCGAAGGTCAAAGAGCCGGTCGTTATTGTTAACTTTTGGGCGTCTTGGTGTAACCCGTGTGTCGAAGAATTCCCGTCAATGTTGAAACTGGTGGAGGCGCTTAAGGGTCAGGTGGCGATCGTGGCGGTTTCGATGGATGACGAAGAAAAAGATCTCTTAGCCTTTGCAAAACTGTTTAATGTGCCGCGCGCGGGCTTTTTAGTGGCATGGGACAAAGACAAAAAAGTAATGGCCGACTATGGAGTTGGAAAGCTTCCTGAAAGTTACATTGTCGGCCCTAACCGCAAGCTTGTCCGTAAAGTCCTCGGTATTGAAAACTGGGCTTCTGAAAATGCGATGGCGTACTTTTCGGAATTGGCAAAAGGAGCGATCTCCGAAAAATCTGAAACGAAGTAA
- the rplO gene encoding 50S ribosomal protein L15 codes for MSILSHLMPKRGSTGVTKRRGRGHATGQGGTAGKGHKGQKARSGGRVRWGFEGGQTPLMRRTPKSGFNNKDFRTEYEVVNLKDLAKLSGDVTPATLKKAGLVHTGLVKILGTGTLSKPLNVKAHKFSAKAKELIEKAGGKTEVIAAKVPKAPKAEKVARA; via the coding sequence ATGAGCATTCTTTCGCATTTGATGCCTAAGCGTGGTTCGACTGGCGTGACTAAACGTCGTGGTCGTGGTCATGCAACTGGTCAGGGCGGTACGGCAGGTAAAGGTCACAAAGGGCAAAAAGCTCGCTCGGGTGGCCGTGTACGCTGGGGTTTTGAAGGTGGTCAAACACCGTTGATGCGCCGGACGCCAAAGTCAGGATTTAACAACAAAGATTTCCGTACTGAGTACGAAGTCGTGAACCTGAAGGATTTGGCAAAGCTCTCGGGCGATGTAACTCCAGCTACTTTGAAAAAAGCAGGCCTCGTTCATACAGGTCTAGTTAAAATTCTGGGCACAGGCACGCTTTCGAAGCCGCTCAACGTAAAAGCGCACAAATTTAGCGCAAAAGCGAAAGAGCTCATCGAAAAAGCCGGTGGCAAAACTGAAGTGATTGCGGCAAAAGTACCAAAAGCTCCGAAAGCGGAAAAAGTGGCTCGCGCCTAA
- a CDS encoding TIGR03545 family protein, whose translation MSDKSKPTDEKPAAKPVKKKGPIRFEAIIPLTIVVGLIWAYFFFLFDAHARRALEYVATQANGAEVNISALKTSFLGASLEVRGIQVTNAEAPEKNTIELGTMRWEMLWDALLRGKVAIEDASILDIRLGTKRARPGRVLPPDPPSGSNYDKLKAEALASAEKQFSQNVLGDAASLLQGADPASQLQSIGDELKSSKRIKELEEELKKKKLEWEQRIAKLPKNEDIKGFEARAKSIKTTGFSNPIEVTQAVQQVDALIKDVDSKVKEVQSTSQAVGTEMKSMQTSFDDLKKFVDNDIKDLQNRLKIPSLDAGSIAKSIFGPMILSRVRQAEKYMDKARAYMPPKKTAEEKAEFAKPIPRARSEGQNYKFGRQKAYPLFWLKKATLSSKESPDGPSGDIKGELKNLTDDPPMLGLPMTLSFEGRFPSSKIEGVKGLVTIDHRTENPVETLDLKVASYPITEQKLIQSEEVTLGFKEAIGSTQLKAELRNQQVSMKIQSTFDKVAYDVSAKAPMVDEILKNIMGGLPKVTLNAGVSGSWTSLAFDFDSNLGQELQAGFEKQLQAKINEAKGKLQKMIDEAIGAEKSKLLGEFSSSQGDITKVLNGKEAAVNDLKGELEKRKNQALNEQKSKLQNEAQKAADELKKRLGF comes from the coding sequence ATGTCTGACAAAAGCAAACCAACCGACGAAAAGCCCGCCGCAAAGCCTGTCAAAAAAAAGGGCCCCATTCGCTTTGAAGCCATCATTCCGCTAACAATTGTCGTCGGGTTAATTTGGGCTTATTTTTTCTTCCTCTTCGACGCCCACGCGCGCCGGGCACTGGAATACGTAGCGACTCAGGCCAACGGCGCCGAGGTCAACATTTCCGCATTGAAAACCAGCTTTCTTGGTGCCTCCCTTGAAGTTCGCGGCATTCAAGTCACCAATGCTGAAGCGCCCGAGAAAAACACGATCGAACTCGGTACAATGCGCTGGGAAATGTTATGGGACGCACTTCTTCGCGGTAAAGTTGCGATCGAAGATGCCAGCATTCTCGATATTCGTCTTGGTACCAAACGGGCGCGGCCCGGACGCGTCCTTCCGCCAGATCCGCCAAGCGGATCCAACTACGATAAGCTCAAAGCCGAAGCCCTCGCGAGCGCAGAAAAGCAGTTCAGTCAAAACGTTCTAGGCGACGCAGCTTCACTTCTTCAAGGCGCGGACCCCGCAAGTCAGCTGCAATCTATCGGTGACGAGTTAAAGAGCTCAAAGCGCATCAAGGAGCTCGAAGAGGAGCTAAAAAAGAAAAAGCTTGAGTGGGAGCAACGGATCGCAAAGCTTCCCAAGAACGAAGACATCAAGGGCTTTGAAGCACGAGCGAAGTCCATCAAGACGACGGGTTTTTCGAATCCCATCGAAGTGACTCAGGCCGTTCAGCAGGTCGATGCGCTTATCAAAGACGTGGATTCAAAAGTTAAAGAGGTCCAAAGCACAAGCCAAGCCGTCGGCACTGAAATGAAGTCGATGCAGACCAGCTTTGACGATCTCAAAAAGTTTGTCGATAACGACATAAAAGATCTCCAGAATCGCCTCAAAATCCCTTCGCTCGATGCTGGCTCCATCGCAAAGTCGATCTTTGGTCCGATGATCCTCTCGCGAGTTCGGCAAGCAGAAAAGTATATGGATAAAGCGCGCGCCTACATGCCGCCGAAAAAAACTGCCGAAGAAAAAGCCGAGTTCGCAAAGCCAATACCGCGCGCCCGGTCCGAGGGACAGAACTACAAATTTGGCCGCCAAAAAGCCTATCCACTTTTTTGGCTGAAAAAAGCTACTCTCTCGTCCAAAGAATCACCCGACGGTCCCTCAGGTGATATCAAAGGCGAACTCAAAAACCTCACCGATGATCCGCCGATGCTAGGTCTGCCGATGACACTTTCCTTTGAGGGCCGATTTCCATCGTCAAAAATCGAAGGCGTAAAGGGTCTTGTAACCATCGACCATCGAACAGAAAATCCGGTCGAAACTTTAGACTTAAAAGTTGCGAGCTACCCGATCACGGAACAAAAACTGATCCAAAGTGAAGAAGTAACGCTTGGCTTCAAAGAAGCTATCGGGTCCACACAGCTGAAAGCGGAACTTCGCAATCAGCAAGTATCGATGAAAATTCAGTCCACCTTCGACAAAGTCGCATATGATGTCAGCGCTAAAGCACCCATGGTCGACGAGATACTTAAAAACATCATGGGCGGCCTACCAAAGGTCACACTCAACGCCGGCGTCAGCGGATCATGGACCTCTCTCGCTTTCGACTTCGATTCAAATCTTGGCCAGGAACTTCAGGCCGGTTTCGAAAAGCAGCTGCAAGCAAAAATCAATGAGGCCAAAGGCAAACTTCAAAAGATGATCGACGAAGCAATTGGCGCTGAAAAAAGCAAACTGCTTGGAGAGTTTTCGTCGAGCCAAGGAGACATTACGAAAGTTCTTAATGGAAAAGAAGCGGCTGTGAATGATCTCAAGGGTGAACTCGAAAAACGAAAAAACCAAGCTCTCAACGAGCAAAAGTCGAAACTCCAAAACGAAGCCCAAAAGGCCGCCGACGAGCTTAAAAAACGTTTAGGCTTCTAG
- a CDS encoding DegT/DnrJ/EryC1/StrS family aminotransferase: MQPVPYLDLKPQYKSMEAAIQSRITTVLNHGQFILGPEVEESEKALAAFVGAKYCLTAASGTDALLMALMALGVGHGDEVITTAFSFFATAEVISLVGATPVFADIDPVTYNISPKEIEKAITKKTKAIMPVSLYGQPADFAAINAIGKKHGVPVIEDAAQSFGAAYNEKCDCHCSGKKSGALGLIGATSFFPAKPLGCYGDGGAVFTDDETLFKKMSMIRVHGQESRYHHVAIGINGRLDTIQCTILIEKLKRYGWEIERRQRIAKMYNDAFAEMGAKLVTPKVSADRQSVWAQYTVLVQNRDQFAKDLKEKGIPTSVHYPTPLHHQPVYKELRDRFVLPESEKAARMCISLPLYADMPDEHVARVIEGVRAVLR; the protein is encoded by the coding sequence ATGCAACCTGTTCCGTATTTGGATCTGAAGCCGCAATACAAATCGATGGAGGCGGCGATCCAATCGCGAATCACAACGGTCTTAAACCACGGGCAGTTTATTTTAGGGCCTGAGGTCGAAGAATCTGAAAAAGCATTGGCTGCTTTCGTGGGAGCGAAGTATTGCCTGACAGCTGCTAGCGGTACAGACGCACTGCTGATGGCTCTCATGGCACTTGGGGTCGGGCATGGCGATGAAGTCATCACGACTGCTTTTTCTTTTTTTGCTACCGCTGAAGTCATTTCGCTAGTCGGCGCAACGCCCGTTTTTGCAGATATCGACCCTGTCACCTACAACATCAGTCCGAAGGAAATTGAAAAAGCCATTACGAAAAAGACCAAGGCCATCATGCCTGTGTCTTTGTACGGGCAACCTGCTGACTTTGCAGCGATCAACGCTATTGGCAAAAAACATGGCGTTCCGGTTATTGAAGATGCAGCGCAAAGTTTTGGCGCAGCTTATAATGAAAAATGCGATTGTCACTGCAGCGGGAAAAAGAGCGGTGCGCTTGGTTTGATCGGCGCAACTTCATTTTTCCCAGCTAAGCCACTAGGTTGCTATGGAGACGGCGGCGCCGTCTTCACTGACGACGAGACGCTTTTCAAAAAAATGTCGATGATTCGGGTGCACGGCCAAGAATCGCGCTATCACCATGTCGCGATTGGTATCAATGGTCGCTTGGACACTATTCAATGCACAATTCTGATTGAAAAGCTGAAGCGCTATGGTTGGGAAATTGAACGTCGTCAAAGAATTGCGAAAATGTACAATGACGCGTTCGCTGAGATGGGCGCAAAGCTAGTGACACCAAAAGTCAGCGCCGATCGACAGTCGGTATGGGCACAGTACACGGTCCTCGTTCAAAATCGCGATCAGTTTGCGAAGGATCTAAAAGAAAAAGGTATTCCAACTTCGGTTCATTACCCAACGCCACTTCATCATCAGCCGGTCTACAAAGAACTTCGCGATCGCTTTGTACTTCCTGAATCGGAAAAAGCCGCGCGCATGTGCATCAGCTTGCCGCTTTATGCCGACATGCCTGATGAGCATGTTGCCCGCGTTATTGAAGGCGTCCGTGCAGTTCTCAGGTAA
- a CDS encoding TIGR03546 family protein, with amino-acid sequence MTFMLKQIFGFLKLLNSDTGTNQLASGIACGLILGFAPAFSLQTLLVIALLFLFRIQIGAATIFGFFFSLVAWALDPVAHQIGTVVLELPALNGLFTEMYNMPIVPLTRFYNSIVMGSAVLSIALFPVVFFLSRVLIEKYRATVVARFKKTKFWKAVQSTSLFKFYAKYDELYGT; translated from the coding sequence ATGACGTTCATGTTGAAACAGATTTTCGGATTTCTAAAACTTCTGAATTCTGACACTGGGACCAACCAACTCGCGAGCGGAATTGCCTGCGGTTTGATCCTGGGCTTCGCGCCGGCATTTTCCCTCCAAACACTTTTAGTGATCGCTCTTTTGTTTTTATTCCGAATCCAAATCGGAGCGGCCACAATCTTTGGCTTTTTCTTTTCATTGGTCGCCTGGGCACTCGACCCTGTCGCCCATCAAATCGGCACAGTCGTCCTCGAGCTTCCAGCGCTCAATGGACTTTTCACCGAAATGTACAATATGCCGATCGTTCCCCTCACCCGCTTCTACAATTCGATCGTGATGGGGTCTGCCGTACTTAGTATCGCCCTTTTTCCAGTCGTCTTTTTCTTATCGCGAGTACTCATCGAGAAATACCGCGCGACCGTAGTTGCGCGCTTCAAGAAAACAAAATTCTGGAAAGCAGTTCAGTCGACCTCGCTCTTCAAGTTTTATGCAAAATACGACGAGCTTTACGGCACGTAG
- a CDS encoding DNA-directed RNA polymerase subunit alpha has product MQEHYYKFWRDLIKPKGYEVERETLSDEYGKFIIRPLERGYGVTLGNSLRRILLSSMMGSAVSAVKFDGVLHEFSTMPDVREDVTDIILNLKQLRFKQHSPEPQTLRITKSGPGVITARDIQVNDKIEILNPDQHIATLGPNAKFEAELFVTFGRGYVAADENSHQLPVGFIGVDALYSPIRKVNYHVSNARVAQRTDYDALTFEAWTDGSLKPEEAVALASKIMKEQLQIFLTFDEAMEPTEEQEIKSSPVLNENLFRSVDDLELSVRSANCLKNANIRFIGELVSRSEAEMLKTKNFGRKSLNEIKEILTEMGLHLGMKIDGWPPQGWDPNTAVPRKDS; this is encoded by the coding sequence ATGCAAGAGCATTACTACAAGTTTTGGCGCGATCTTATAAAGCCGAAGGGCTATGAGGTTGAGCGTGAAACTTTGTCGGATGAGTACGGCAAGTTTATTATCCGCCCGTTAGAGCGCGGCTACGGCGTAACGCTTGGAAACTCACTTCGTCGTATTTTGTTGAGCTCGATGATGGGTTCGGCAGTTTCGGCAGTGAAGTTTGATGGAGTTTTGCATGAGTTTTCGACGATGCCAGACGTTCGTGAGGACGTTACAGACATCATTTTGAACTTGAAGCAGCTCCGCTTTAAACAACACAGCCCGGAGCCGCAGACACTTCGAATCACGAAATCGGGTCCAGGTGTCATCACGGCTCGTGATATCCAAGTAAACGACAAAATCGAAATTTTGAATCCCGATCAGCACATCGCTACTTTGGGACCAAATGCGAAGTTTGAAGCGGAACTGTTCGTTACTTTTGGTCGCGGCTACGTTGCTGCTGACGAAAATTCGCATCAGTTACCAGTTGGCTTCATCGGTGTGGACGCGCTTTATAGCCCGATCCGCAAGGTGAATTACCATGTTTCGAACGCGCGCGTTGCTCAACGCACCGATTACGATGCATTGACGTTCGAAGCTTGGACAGATGGTTCATTGAAGCCGGAAGAAGCTGTCGCATTGGCGTCGAAGATCATGAAGGAACAGCTTCAGATCTTCCTCACTTTTGACGAGGCGATGGAGCCCACGGAAGAGCAGGAAATCAAATCATCGCCAGTCCTGAACGAGAACTTGTTCCGTTCGGTTGACGACCTTGAGCTTTCCGTTCGCTCGGCTAACTGCTTGAAGAACGCAAATATTCGTTTCATCGGTGAACTTGTTTCGCGTAGCGAAGCAGAGATGCTGAAAACGAAGAACTTTGGTCGCAAGTCGTTGAACGAGATCAAAGAGATACTTACTGAAATGGGGCTTCACCTCGGTATGAAAATCGACGGCTGGCCTCCACAAGGTTGGGATCCTAATACTGCGGTTCCTCGTAAGGATTCGTAA
- the rpsM gene encoding 30S ribosomal protein S13 — translation MARIAGVDLPRNKRVEVALQYIFGIGKARSKQICEFAKLPAELRSDDLTDAQIAKIREFLEANLKVEGDLRRDIGLSIKRLMDLGCYRGLRHRKGLPVRGQSTRQNARTRKGPRKTVANKKKAV, via the coding sequence GTGGCTCGTATTGCTGGTGTTGATTTGCCGCGAAACAAGAGAGTTGAAGTTGCACTTCAGTACATCTTTGGAATCGGTAAAGCGCGCTCGAAGCAAATTTGCGAATTCGCAAAGCTTCCAGCGGAACTTCGGTCAGATGACTTGACCGATGCGCAAATCGCAAAAATTCGTGAATTTCTTGAAGCCAATCTAAAAGTCGAAGGTGATCTTCGTCGAGATATCGGTCTTTCAATCAAACGTCTGATGGACCTTGGTTGCTACCGCGGTCTTCGTCACCGAAAAGGCCTTCCTGTCCGCGGTCAGAGCACGCGTCAGAACGCGCGTACTCGTAAGGGTCCTCGCAAGACCGTCGCGAACAAGAAGAAAGCTGTATAG
- the rplQ gene encoding 50S ribosomal protein L17, producing the protein MRHNARVKHFGRKSGPRKALFRGLVNSLVEHGRIKTTLAKAKELRRHVEKAITVGKKQSLHARRLLLSRYPNEKVVSLIMSELAPRFQDREGGYTRILKIGQRPGDAAEMAFIQFVDFKAGEAKPETEVQKKAAKKVKRVATKAVASKKKHVRKTQRAARAVLRKSKR; encoded by the coding sequence ATGAGACACAATGCAAGAGTAAAACATTTTGGTCGCAAGTCAGGTCCACGGAAGGCTCTTTTCCGCGGTCTAGTGAACTCCTTGGTTGAGCACGGTCGTATTAAAACGACTTTGGCAAAAGCCAAAGAACTTCGTCGACACGTCGAAAAAGCAATCACTGTAGGCAAGAAGCAATCGCTTCATGCGCGCCGACTTCTTTTGTCGCGGTACCCAAATGAAAAAGTTGTTTCTTTGATCATGTCGGAGCTCGCGCCCCGTTTTCAGGACCGCGAAGGTGGATACACCCGCATCTTGAAGATTGGACAACGCCCCGGTGACGCTGCAGAAATGGCATTCATTCAGTTCGTGGACTTCAAAGCAGGCGAAGCTAAGCCTGAGACTGAAGTACAAAAGAAAGCGGCTAAAAAGGTTAAGCGAGTGGCTACAAAAGCTGTTGCTTCGAAGAAGAAACACGTACGCAAGACGCAACGTGCGGCGCGCGCGGTTCTTCGTAAGAGTAAGAGGTAG